Part of the Rhizoctonia solani chromosome 2, complete sequence genome is shown below.
TTCACTGGGCTGTCTTCAACTGACATAATGGCGCAACGAATCAAAAGTCAAACCACCGATTAGAGCTTATGGACCTCGTAGAGGTATCCAAGAGCATTGTGAATTATGATTAGAGGAGCGCAAGGCTGTCGCTCATTTCAAGGCCTGTTACTAAGGTAGGTGTCAGAAGGTTACGAAAGCTAGTAAGGGATTATGCTACTTCAATTGAGCACTAGTACCTAACCTGCTCATACTACCACAGTTCAATTTAATGGATCCAATCGATGTTGTCAGATGTACAGACGGTTTAGTATATATAAGGATACTATTATATTGTTAGGCGGCTATCTTTATCTTGTTCTACGGACCACTATATCAATGACGGTAAGAAAATCTTACTCAATggcagccacctccactctATTTATAGAAATAGTTTGGTAGTTAGTCCATTCCTTCAGCCCTGCAATACCGTTCTCCACACCAATCCCCGATTGCTTGTGGCCACCTCCAGGAATGGTGGGTCCAAATTTATGGATCTCGTTCACCCATACATCTAATATAGAACTTCAGCGAAGGAGAAGTTCAAAGGAGAAATTTGCGCCTTACTGCCTGATTCAATTTGCGAGGCGATACGTGTAGCTTGAACGAGATCGTTCCCCCATACAGAAGCTCCAAGCCCATAATGTGTGGCATCTGTGTAAGCACGTTGGATAAATACCATAAGTGAGCCTGAGAGTAGTGATCACTACTTACTAGCCCGACGCACAACGTCTGCTTCATCTTCCCACCTAAGCAAGGGAACAATTGGTCCGAATTGTTCATCTTGTACGACTCGAGAGTCCTCTGGAGGATTATCAACGATGGTTATTGGAACAAATAGCCCACAGGTTCGGTCCGAAGTAGCTGTTGGGAATTCGCCACCTA
Proteins encoded:
- a CDS encoding aldehyde dehydrogenase family protein, producing the protein MNFNHQAKRIYIHNSIYEFVRDALVAYARAVVVGDGAQESTQIGPVQNYELFKKLRDIFEDTKARKCKFALGGEFPTATSDRTCGLFVPITIVDNPPEDSRVVQDEQFGPIVPLLRWEDEADVVRRANATHYGLGASVWGNDLVQATRIASQIESGNVWVNEIHKFGPTIPGGGHKQSGIGVENGIAGLKEWTNYQTISINRVEVAAIE